The proteins below are encoded in one region of Penaeus monodon isolate SGIC_2016 chromosome 32, NSTDA_Pmon_1, whole genome shotgun sequence:
- the LOC119593601 gene encoding transmembrane protein 41A-like has protein sequence MEGIRRRDYARLLIAPVAFAAASFFLWFVFVNRPALKNGITPDLHFPKSLDDLRELVRVSSAYKEDHWYYVVFLFSSAYIYKQTFAIPGSALLNLLGGALLGCWPLGFPLCCVLTATGASNCFLLSRLVGKKIIQRKFATKIHWFREKISENEHQLFLFLVSLRVFPMTPNWLLNIMAPYVNVPLLMFFLSVFFGLLPYNFLCVQAGEMLSDIKSMDDIFTPKRLLALITIALIMFTLSHFARKRKAKHTD, from the exons ATGGAAGGCATACGAAGGAGAGATTATGCAAGGCTGTTAATTGCACCTGTTGCTTTTGCTGcagcatctttttttctttggtttgtcTTTGTGAATCGGCCTGCACTGAAGAATGGTATCACTCCT GACCTGCACTTCCCAAAGTCTTTAGATGATCTTCGAGAACTGGTACGAGTTTCAAGTGCATATAAGGAAGATCACTGGTACTATGTTGTCTTCTTGTTTTcatcagcatatatatacaaacagacatttGCTATACCAGGATCTGCACTATTG AATCTTCTTGGTGGAGCCCTGCTAGGTTGTTGGCCTCTTGGTTTTCCATTATGCTGTGTCTTAACAGCAACTGGGGCATCAAACTGCTTTCTCCTCTCCCGTCTTGTGGGAAAGAAAATCATCCAGAGAAAGTTTGCAACAAAAATACATTGGTTTAGAGAGAAG ATCTCCGAGAATGAACACCagcttttcctctttttagtaAGTCTGCGAGTTTTCCCAATGACTCCAAATTGGCTGCTGAACATCATGGCACCCTACGTAAATGTGCCTCTTCTTATGTTCTTCCTTTCTGTGTTCTTTG GTCTGTTGCCTTATAACTTTCTTTGTGTTCAAGCTGGTGAAATGCTCTCTGATATTAAGTCAATGGATGACATCTTTACTCCCAAAAGGCTTTTAGCACTCATTACTATAGCACTGATTATGTTCACTCTTTCACATTTTGCTCGGAAAAGGAAAGCCAAACACACCGATTGA
- the LOC119593599 gene encoding SH3 domain-containing protein 19-like, with translation MAERSEADPSSDWPAGPKGPSEPPACDITEDLRTATMDDILTGDIRPVRRAPPPPRSKPAVQQPRNDDLLVIQSQGGPSCKVPPPRRNANGISRSTSMPLSTSSQKKKVPPPRPPPPKLTPEKAHPIFHRLHKFSVRKKSPHLQEQNGTSSKGVVGGLFGRVRPPPSRPKPSSAHNSISVPSTPVTEAALIDFSSPPGSPTTRSGSDGLSVNSFGSESSSGNQSSGFDDSFDPFGSILDQNHFVPPKKVGVSSFYTGQFAGDNAQTQPCVTEDQDPFEMLARRLDSVSSTPNQQPASASSQIQANPMVLPHNSAQPSTQNVNTGKSEQKANYRPTIIRTKAPVTSSHVESAGGTGNTNKNQQYPGVAEDICSIDWGAGSRPGGVNIIDQTIPEEPPPLPPRPEAEEEDQDRPYGIAEFDFEASQQDDLSFKSGDLIQLLYRMNDDWLFGRCGHKEGMFPQSFIKIVVPLAGEQAYPDSSASSSITKTSSSEASNTSNVVTALYTFQAETPEDLTIMEGSRVCVTGRISEEWLYGECEGRVGQFPANFIDQIPQGLLQM, from the exons ATGGCCGAGCGAAGCGAAGCGGATCCGAGTTCCGATTGGCCAGCTGGTCCCAAGGGGCCGTCGGAACCACCTGCCTGTGACATCACGGAGGACCTTCGGACGGCGACAATGGACGACATTCTGACAGGAG ATATCCGACCAGTAAGACGGGCTCCACCACCACCCAGATCTAAGCCAGCCGTCCAACAGCCCAG GAATGATGACTTATTAGTCATACAGTCACAGGGAGGTCCAAGTTGTAAGGTCCCACCACCAAGACGAAATGCAAATGGAATCTCCAGATCAACTTCAATGCCATTGTCTACCAGCTCCCAGAAGAAGAAAGTGCCTCCTCCTCGGCCACCACCTCCAAAG CTCACCCCGGAAAAGGCACATCCAATTTTTCACAGGTTGCATAAGTTTTCAGTTAGAAAG AAATCCCCTCACCTGCAAGAGCAGAATGGAACGTCAAGCAAAGGTGTTGTTGGTGGACTGTTTGGTCGAGTGCGCCCACCGCCATCCCGACCCAAGCCCTCCTCTGCTCACAACTCAATATCTGTTCCTAGTACACCCGTCACAGAAGCTGCGCTCATAGACTTCTCATCACCCCCTGGCTCCCCAACCACTAGATCTGGCAGTGATGGACTTAGTGTAAATAGTTTTGGTAGTGAGTCCTCCTCTGGAAATCAGAGCTCAGGGTTTGATGACAGCTTTGACCCCTTTGGTTCTATTCTGGATCAAAATCACTTTGTCCCACCAAAGAAGGTGGGAGTGTCCTCTTTCTATACAGGACAGTTTGCTGGGGATAATGCTCAGACTCAGCCATGTGTCACAGAAGATCAAGATCCTTTCGAGATGCTAGCACGACGATTAGATTCAGTTTCTTCAACTCCAAACCAGCAGCCTGCCAGTGCGAGCTCCCAAATACAAGCAAATCCCATGGTGCTACCCCATAACTCAGCTCAGCCCAGCACACAGAATGTGAATACTGGCAAGTCAGAGCAGAAGGCAAATTATAGGCCAACCATTATCCGTACCAAAGCACCTGTTACTAGCAGCCATGTAGAGAGTGCTGGAGGGACTGGCAACACTAATAAAAATCAGCAATACCCTGGTGTGGCTGAGGATATTTGCTCTATTGATTGGGGAGCTGGATCAAGACCTGGAGGTGTCAATATCATCGATCAAACTATTCCTGAGGAGCCACCACCTTTGCCTCCAAGACCAGAAGCTGAG GAGGAAGATCAAGACCGTCCCTATGGGATAGCAGAATTTGACTTTGAAGCTTCACAGCAAGATGACTTGAGTTTCAAG AGTGGTGACTTGATACAGCTGCTCTATAGAATGAACGATGACTGGTTATTTGGCCGTTGTGGACACAAGGAAGGCATGTTCCCACAGTCTTTCATAAAG ATTGTTGTGCCCCTTGCTGGTGAACAAGCTTACCCAGACTCATCAGCTTCTTCATCCATAACAAAAACCTCTTCCAGTGAGGCCAGCAACACATCAAATGTTGTCACAGCCCTGTATACCTTCCAGGCAGAGACACCTGAGGATCTCACCATTATG GAAGGCAGCAGGGTGTGCGTGACTGGACGAATCAGTGAAGAATGGTTGTATGGGGAATGTGAAGGAAGGGTTGGGCAGTTTCCAGCAAATTTCATTGATCAAATACCACAAGGCCTTTTACAGATGTGA